The nucleotide sequence TTTCTTTCTTGATTGTGTGTTTAAAAACAAAGTACCATGTGAACCTTAGAAATCATGTTAAACTGCTTAGCCTTTTAACTAGAAAGCAGAGTATAGTGGGGAAGTATTAATGTGGGCACCCTTAAGGAGCCTAACAATTTTTCACAGGAGCAGAATAGAAATACTTTTTTAGGATTTAGTAGatgctgtactttttttttttatctggcatTCATAACAATATACAAATTTAAAGCAATTCATATCATTTTTACACAGTGGTTTCCAAGGGGAaaggaacatttaaaaatatcattGCCAGGTCTCTCTAATGAGTAGCTCCAGTTTAGAGACTTCTACTCCAGCTAGAAAAAGGAACTTGAAGACAAGGGGTCAATATATTTAAGAGGGAGGTCAGAGGAAATGAGAGGATAGTGGATGTCTAGAATCTCCCCCTAATAGCATAGATGGTAACAACtgacagaattcaagcaagcTTTGGACCagataagaggggggggggggggagaagatagGTTTTAAGGGGAAGGAGAGAACTGGAGATTGAAGGTGGTCTGTGGTGATAGTGAACAAAAAAAGGGTAAGGGGGCAAGAGGTTCTTATCTGCTGGTAACACCTATGTAAAGGGGCAATTAGCACCTGCAACTCATTCAGACTTTCCAGGGAATGCTCTTAGATTTCACagaccaaaaaaattaaaattagattaTAAATTATTTTGACAAAATAAATGTTCTTAACTTCTTCCATATTCTTATTTGCAGAGTCAGAGGCCAATTACATAGGAGGAAGTGTCCATGGATGGGATATCAGCTAAAGCCTTAAAGGTGAGAGAGCATCCTGCCAGAACCATTTCAAGGCAAGCGTTTCCTCGCTCCTCCATACCTCATGctttaatttcctttttattactaaatgtcagttttcttcccctcctcccctctttctGAGTCTGTCTCAAGTGCCCTGCTTTTATAAAGACCCTCTCTTTGCTTGGACAGGTGAAGCAAGAGATGGGGGAGAACACACCCGTCCTGTCTGATGAGGAGTTGATGAACATGACAGTCCGCGAGCTCAACCATCACCTTCGTGGGCTCTCCAAAGAAGAGGTTGTGCGGCTGAAGCAACGCCGGCGGACCCTGAAGAACCGGGGCTATGCTGCCAGCTGCCGGGTTAAacgggtctcccagaaagaggaactggagaagcagaAGATAGAtctggagcaggaggtggagAAACTGGCCCGAGAGAACTCCACTATGAAGCTAGAGCTTGATGCGCTTCGTGCCAAATATGAGGCACTGCAGAACTTTGCACGCACGGTTGCTCACAGCCCTATCACACCTGCCAAGGTGGCTACCACCAGCGTCATCACCATTGTCAAATCCACAGGCAGCGTCCCTTCCAACCAAGCCACCTATTCCTAGTCTTCAGTTTATCTTATATAAACCTGGCCAATCAAATACCCTTTTTTGGTCTCATGATGTTCATTTCCCAGAATGCACTGCAGCCTCCCATTCAGTGGCAGACATGAATCCAAAAGCAGGGACTTGTCCTCCTCACAGCGAGACAGGATGCAATATATTCGAGTGGGAGAGGCCAAGCTCCGGGTGaatatcctcctcctccatggaAGAAACTAGGATTGCGTCATCTCTTTCCTTTACACGTCACGGCTGGCAACTTTGTGAAAGGGTGACTGTAAAATAAACCCTTCTGGGTTGAGTTGGGGGGTCAGTATAGCAGAGGAGGCACCAACACTGGATTTCACTTTGTGAAATCAACTCAAATGGCCATggaactactttttttttttttttttaaactaaacctAAGGAACAAAATCAGATGCTTTTTCTTTATTCCAAAGAGTCGGCATTTTGTTTCATCTTTCCttggcaggagagaggaggggggtcATGGATGGATATGTACAGCAGAGCATTGGGGCTATAAGTGTTCTGTACCATTGGTTCTTTGTAAATTACTGTTGCTCTGTCCCTTATTCTACTTAAAAGATTATTTCAACTGGAGGACTTCTGGCAACCACTGAATGTAAGATTGGCTCCTTCCTTAGTCTGTGACAGGGAATGCAGTGAACCAAGGGTCTTTGAGAAGTAAGCTAGTGTTTGAGAAGGTAGGAAAAGGTCTGGGGTAGGTAGAAATGTGATTTATCATTAGGATGAGTACCAGAGAGGCAAGAGAATGGTAGAGTGTCGGAAAAGGAGGAAAGAGGGCATAAAGAAGCAGCAGGGATTGTGAGAGCAACACAGGTATAATGGGAAGAATAACCACAAGAGGATGAGAGAAAGTGGATGGACCAAGGCAAATGCATGGGAAAGAAGCAGCGAGGTGGCAACGACAGAAAAAGAGAAGATCATGAAAGGTCAAATGAAATCAGTGCTATAAACCTGCCTCTAATTTTTTACTGTGTCATTGCTCAGTTTATGAACACGGGGGAAAAGTGGGTCCCATTTCCTGTCACCTTAATATTCTTGGGCCCAAGGtagagaaatatttatttacacacacaaaaaattccTAGAGTaagaggaggatatgatagagaaacAATCAAATAGCAGGCAGGCTTCCAAAAGGTAGCAGGCAATAGCATTTTCTATAGACTTGAAACTCAAAAACAATAGAGTCACAATATGAAGTTGGAAGGAAGGAGGTCAAGAGAAAATGAATTGCTTCTTTGGTGTGGGAGTGATAAGGTGGCTGAAGTTGCCAGCAGCAAAGGTGGTGGAAAACCAGA is from Rhinatrema bivittatum chromosome 2, aRhiBiv1.1, whole genome shotgun sequence and encodes:
- the MAFF gene encoding transcription factor MafF gives rise to the protein MDGISAKALKVKQEMGENTPVLSDEELMNMTVRELNHHLRGLSKEEVVRLKQRRRTLKNRGYAASCRVKRVSQKEELEKQKIDLEQEVEKLARENSTMKLELDALRAKYEALQNFARTVAHSPITPAKVATTSVITIVKSTGSVPSNQATYS